From one Oncorhynchus clarkii lewisi isolate Uvic-CL-2024 chromosome 6, UVic_Ocla_1.0, whole genome shotgun sequence genomic stretch:
- the LOC139412160 gene encoding putative solute carrier family 22 member 31: MDFETKIYTKIGGYGRYNRIVSIFSWFPNFAVMLNLFCDVFYTLIPGLYHCKPDPTLLPSGFLFSNYSRQGYLNFAIPWVNGSGLSHCKLYKYPRNVSNFIDSIPKEIVPCTRGWEYDQAAALQSNYVTEWNLVCVDYWKIPLQHICFMTGWIVGYVLLGTVCDWLGRRQGFLLSVSLSGLLGVAVCLSNSPVVFLLLRLSQGAMLAGVFLSSYLARLELCDPPHRLMVEMVSGFFAVVAELLLPGLAVLCRDWPVLQAVATLPLLLLLSYWCCPSVFPESPRWLLATGQIHQAKRCLQIFSTRNRVYLREDIYPAENLLSEIDAEYPDYTQPCYHSVLELHSTRVIWRNCLILSFTMFIGTGIQYCFIRNLHSYSHNFYFSYFLRVVTGALGCVFLCLSVNLFGRRGILLLSAIITGLSSLLLLALTQYLCGVLVLVLSVLGLLFSQALAMLSAFFASEVMPTVVRGGCLGLVLASGCMGMAASSMMELQNNRGFFLHHVIFASFAVLSVLSIMLLPESKRKPLPDSLKDGEGQRRPPLFLSREDNLPLLYTRRGASEYNPDNYSRLVTATRKMLIKDNLPYKIVVPSQSPLLPSNSEVH; this comes from the exons ATGGACTTTGAAACGAAGATTTATACCAAAATCGGTGGATATGGACGATATAACAGAATTGTTTCCATATTCAGCTGGTTTCCGAATTTTGCTGTGATGCTGAATCTTTTTTGCGACGTTTTTTACACCCTGATTCCCGGGTTGTACCACTGTAAACCCGACCCGACCCTTTTACCTTCGGGTTTTCTTTTCAGTAATTATTCCAGACAAGGGTATCTCAATTTTGCCATACCGTGGGTGAATGGTTCTGGACTGAGTCACTGTAAACTTTATAAGTACCCTAGAAACGTCTCCAACTTCATAGACAGCATTCCAAAGGAGATAGTGCCATGTACGAGAGGATGGGAGTACGACCAAGCTGCGGCGCTTCAGAGCAACTACGTGACAGAG tGGAACCTAGTGTGTGTTGACTATTGGAAGATTCCTCTGCAGCACATCTGCTTCATGACAGGGTGGATTGTGGGATATGTCCTCCTGGGCACAGTGTGTGACTG GTTGGGTCGTCGACAGGGCTTCctgctgtctgtgtctctgtccggTCTGTTAGGAGTAGCTGTGTGTCTGTCCAACAGCCCTGTAGTGTTTCTGCTGCTACGCCTGTCTCAGGGCGCCATGTTGGCTGgggtcttcctctcctcttacctcgCCA GACTGGAGCTGTGTGACCCTCCCCATCGTCTCATGGTTGAAATGGTCAGTGGTTTCTTTGCCGTCGTGGCAGAGCTCTTGTTGCCAGGGCTGGCGGTGCTGTGTCGTGATTGGCCAGTTCTTCAAGCAGTGGCAACCTTGCCACTGCTCCTGTTGCTCTCCTATTGGTG TTGTCCGTCAGTGTTTCCCGAGTCTCCCCGCTGGCTTCTGGCCACAGGTCAGATCCACCAGGCTAAGAGGTGTCTCCAGATCTTCTCCACCAGAAACAGAGTCTATCTCAGGGAGGACATCTACCCTGCTGAGAACCTGCTCTCAG AGATCGATGCGGAGTACCCAGATTATACCCAGCCTTGCTACCACTCAGTCCTGGAGTTGCATTCCACCCGAGTGATCTGGAGGAACTGCCTCATCCTTAGCTTTACTAT gttcATAGGCACAGGCATCCAGTACTGTTTCATCAGGAACCTCCACAGCTACTCCCACAACTTCTACTTTAGTTACTTCCTGCGTGTGGTGACTGGAGCTCTGGGATGTGTCTTCCTCTGCCTGTCCGTCAACCTCTTTGGTCGCCGTGGTATCCTGCTTCTGTCTGCCATTATCACCGGCCTGTCctcgctgctgctgctggccctCACACAGT ATCTTTGTGGAGTGCTGGTGTTGGTGCTGTCGGTGCTGGGGCTCCTCTTCTCCCAGGCCCTGGCCATGCTCAGTGCATTCTTCGCCAGTGAGGTCATGCCCACCGTAGTCCG TGGTGGTTGTCTGGGGCTGGTGCTTGCGTCTGGCTGTATGGGGATGGCTGCCTCCTCTATGATGGAGCTCCAGAACAACAGGGGTTTCTTCCTCCACCACGTCATCTTCGCCTCCTTCGCCGTCCTCTCGGTGCTGTCCATCATGCTGCTGCCGGAGAGCAAGCGCAAGCCGCTACCCGACTCCCTGAAGGATGGAGAGGGCCAGCGACGgccccctctcttcctgtcccgtGAAGACAACCTGCCCCTGCTCTATACCCGGCGTGGAGCCTCCGAGTACAACCCTGATAACTACTCCCGCCTGGTCACCGCCACCAGGAAGATGCTCATCAAAGACAATTTACCCTATAAGATCGTTGTGCCCTCCCAGTCCCCACTGCTGCCTTCCAACAGCGAGGTGCACTGA